The Peromyscus maniculatus bairdii isolate BWxNUB_F1_BW_parent chromosome 3, HU_Pman_BW_mat_3.1, whole genome shotgun sequence genome segment TTTTCTCTGTAAGGTTTTCCTAGGTGACTTATTTCCTAAAAATTTTCGCAAATTGAATTATTCTTTGATGATTCATATATTGGAAAGTTATTATCAACAATATAATACTTATTTCTGGCAGGTAATAATATTGAGATTTTGTGATTGTTGTGGTTAGTAGTATTGAATGCTCTGGCAGCAGATCGAGGtgtgttcccagtacccacattgaaGCTTGCAATCATGTATAactgtggtagtattctaattgtactgaaatgtgattttgattgtatgttaataaataaagttgcccgggggtcagagctattagagccatagaaagagcatggcggtggtggcacacgcctttaatcccatagatttctgtgtgttcagggatacagccagcattcgagacatatgcctttaagacctagagggctgtaaatacagacagtgacgaggcagtcacgtgtttgggtttacaaccaatgagaaggcagaatgacttggaaatgactgacagacaaggaaatagctctctttcgggaagctgggacacagcaggaggaaggataagattttagctctgagctctgacctcttggctttctcttttacattgtttctgtttcttatttaataagactattggttacatctacatctggcgcccaatgtgacaagaatccattaaaaaccgcttggcttggcggcaggtctgctttcccgcaagggcggcaggccggGCTGTAGGCTTCCTAGTCTGAGTGGTTGGCTTCCTAGCCTgggcctaggtctgcttggcctcaggcccgATTAACTGAGCTGCTtccttaaagctggtgctacaaacaactcagacctgccctgctgaacagggccctgcctgtaaagccaacgcacgtggttggagcttaaggaagccagacccaagccttgactcggcacaagagggaactcgtggctggatttaagctttagccggctatgctttcttgtgcgttctctctctctctttcctctctctctctctatctctctctctggatttacacctcggacactaggtggctgttttgaaaatccccttggatttctactgttctacgcagatttggtaagtcataacatatcagatatgttaaaggaaactatctaaaagagaattttttttccacatttaaaaaaaatgggttttatgtgtacattggaagaaaattggtttttgttagAAATTTTaagcagtctgacaatggaacaactatatgagaagattagtattggtggaattatgcagtttatcactatgctaatcctcattttaatatttaaaaagatagtcaatttaagtgccaggataacagctttagaagaacttgttaaacctgtaaaaattcagacagaagaaattaacagtgaagttgtttcaagtctggatcataaggttacagaaagaaagcctgtttccacacagtcacccttaatttatcctgtaaccatacagcagatgcctgatcaaatggctacacaaaatatttgggctccagttgaaatgttggatttaaaaaggtttaaggaggcaatagtatcttatggcatgcattccccatatgtaaagcaaatgttaaactcttggtcaacatataataggattgtaccacaggactggcaggaccttgcacaaggtgttctggaacccagccagagacttcaatttctgacctggtttaaggaggaggctaaaaacatagaaaaactatggagggataaaggaatacaagtttgccaggatcagcttattggagaaggccaatatgcttcagtacaaacacaatgtttatatgatgtccaaaccctaattttatgtcgaacggcagccttcaatgcatgggacagagttgaggaaccaggaaaaaaatctgagtcatttacaaaggtgaggcaaggcccaaaagagtcttttacagattttttacaaagactggcttcagcagtaaggagaatggtctcggattcagaagctggtaaggcaataattgaatctttggcctttgagaatgcgaatgcagcatgcaaaagaataatcaggccattaagggcaagatctgcacctatggaagattggattagagacacagttaatgttgaggctgatgagcatgatgatacgtgggtaggagaagcaatttcaaaaggtttgagaaatgttagatgttttggatgtggaaagcaaggacatttgaaaagggactatagataggtcattcctagaaacaatttttcttcaaggaacaatggcaacagaatgccccttacttctggagtatgcagaaggtgtggtaagggaaaacactgaacTGTGTGTACAAAGCATTGGACTGGTGCTTGCTGCCACGTTCAAATAAACTACAGCCATGGGTGGCCTCCCTGAGGATGATTTTCAATTCTGTTTTGAAGCATTTTACATATGGGGAAACCCACTTCTTAGTAAATTGCTGAAAGGGCTTTAATGATGGACAAGACTGAGTCTGTGATCTACCATTCCAGTATAATGGCTCCATTCAAAACAGCTATACTCACATCCAAGAACTGTCTTGGGTGCACTCTGATTACAAGACGTCAGAGGAGGTTTCCAATGTTCTTAGAGTCTCTGCTTCTGTGAACCGGTGCAGCCATGCACACAGTGGACTGATGAGCCTCAGGCTAACACTTCTACAGTGGCTTCTAGAGGTTTCAGAGCCCTCATTGACCATCTGAGATTCTGTCTACATTCCAAACAGGGCAtttatcaacaacaaaaaattttaaattggtgAAGGAGCAGACAAGAGCTACCTCATATGCCATCATCATGATAAAGATTTTGAGTAAAATCACACTaagtaaaggttttaaaaatgatGCCAAATATACCTCCAAGGCAGTACCATTGGCTTCACATGCCACAGCCTTCATCTTTCATAACCACAGCTCACGCAAACACAACACATGAACACGGTAGAAGGAAAAGTAGTTTTAAAACATACAAGCTGTTATATTCAGTGTTGTCTGTCCATCTCCAAGGGTGCTCTGGTGAGTTCCTGCGCAGGCCAATCCAGTAGTCAAAAGTCCCTTTGTATCTCTTCAGGAAATTCTGTTATAAAACATGCAAAGCGaatatatgtgtgtctctgtttcaGATGACCCTTGAGTGTCCCCACCCTACAGCTTCCTCTTTAGATGACAGAAGGGTGTAACTGAGGGACACAGACTTGGGAGCTATAATAGCCCTCAGGTCTCAGTGGATCCAGTTGACAGCTATAAGTACCTGATTTGAGTTAAAGTACCGATTTTAATGGCAGATCCCTCCGTGGTTGGGGTAGTTTCTGGTTAAGCCTCTCCTTGCCGTTATTAACAGTTATCACCTTCAGGATGCAACATATGGTGGCTTGGAGCAAAATGCTCATGAGACCACCAGGTATCTCAGTAAAATGGCATATCTGGGATTCCACATTGACTATGAGCACTACATGAGAGAATGTTTCTTGAATGTCTGTCTCAGGGCTCCAATCAGAAGTGTCACCATCAGCAAatggcacacactcacatgttcCCCATGTCTCCATCTATGTGGGGTGGGATCCTTCCTCGTGCCTCATCTTTAACCACTCTACCTCAAATCAATACACATTCAacagaacaaacaacaaaccaattCCCAGTCCTTTCTTACCAGCTCCTCCAGGCTGTCAAATCGAGCTAGCTGGGCCTCCCGTTCCATGCAGAAGGTCTGGCTGAATGTCCAATTActtgtattttcagaaaaataaaaacatttactcCCAAATCCAATCCAATCTCTTGGGCAAGCAGCACAGGTATTTTTGATTGAGACTTGTTCTTTCTTTACTAGAATTTGGACAATAAAACGAATTATAACAAGAATTGGCATCGCCTACTAAGCTCAGCTGTGAGGTGTGAATTTGACTGTAGTTTTCCTAACTGATCTGTGGAAATCCTCTCCTTAACATGATGGTCCTTTATCTAAAAACATCCCATCTAGGGGCTGTGCCCCAATCTCTCTGGGTGCTCACAGAAAATAGAGCTCCCAGGAAGTGAATTTCTATATCATCACTTTTTGTGCTTTATGATTGTTCACTGCAGTAGGAGTTGctagagcaacaagcactctgtATGGACACCAACTTTGACAGTCAGACTGATaattgaggaaacaggaggaCTATTGGGAAGGTTGTATACACAGTGTGGATGTGTTGCACTAAGGGATTGTTCATGTCTTGGAATACATTGCTGGCCTGTTAGAGAGCACAGTCTGCCATAGCCTAGCACCTTTCTCTACAAGCTCAACAATATAGAACTCCCTCCCCCTCCAACagaacttcctgctctctacctgacCTTGTCTGGAGGGTGTCCcagggcctggaggactgaccttgtctgaaagctgtctctaaaacCAGATGGCTGATTCCTCTTTAGCTTGACCCTTGATACAGATGCCTGCTAAGAAGATTTATGCTAGGAGttctgctataggaccctactgccacatGCCAAGCCTTGTGATAGTATTGTGTCACTTAAtacaaattagggtttgtccccaggttccccaatcctatatattccttatactctggaataagttgagctgattcacctAAGTCTGTCTCTGGGAGGCCTCCCTTCATCCATGCCCATGGGCTGCATACAAAACTTTCTGTCACCCCTTCTCAATCTTTCCCTTCTCAACCTGATGGCCAATAGGCTGAGAGGGAAAGAGGCCAACCCACAGATGGTGTCAGTACAAGACCTCTAACACTATTCTGAAGAGTGTGGTACTAAAATCCTTTAATTGATCACTTCAAAAACCTTTCATTGAATACTTTCAAAATACAGTTGAACACGGTAACTAAAACCATGGGTAATGGCGAGAGGTGCTGTATCTTCCTGGCCATATtactcttctctgtcctcatACTTCCTTAAGGTTCCTCCTTTAGGTATTGCTCTCCTTGTTCTCCACCTTGAATAGTTCCCCCAGGTGGACATATGTCTCCTGCATCTGTCTAGAGGTTGCTGAATGCCATCTTCCCAGGGATGCTGATCCTGGCCTCCTGTGCACACCATAGCCTGTGCTGTTCCTTCACTGCATCTTCCTGCTAGACCCCAAGTTCCCAGAGAACAGGAATTTCCAGTGAGTTTtcttcccagccctccccacagtgcctggctcacagtgGTCAGTAAGTCTAAGTGACAATGTGGATGTGGACAGAACACTGCAGAATCTGGAGATGAGTCACTCACCTGACAATGCAACAGACAGTGCAATTACAGCTGCAGTGAGGACGGCGATCACTGTATAGCAGCAATAGAGCTTAGCAGGGGACTCGGGGGAGATGATCCTGAGACATTTTCCTTGGAGCTTTTTacctgaaaatataaatatcagaACATCAATCTCAAGAACCTTTTAGGGAAAAAGATAAATTTGCCCAGAATCACCTGTAGGTCTGGCTTGTAGTCCCCTGTTGCAAATGCCCTTCACAGACTTTCTTGGTCTATAAATGATCTTTATCTCTCACtagaagaaagggaaacagaattgTTGCCAAGGAATCTTGCAGTTATTGAACCAAGGGCCAATGAAGgagcaagaaacagaaagagtcaGGATTAGGATAAAAaagaatcaacaacaaaaaaaccacccatTGTTCTCGTTCCATAAGAACAGACTGGCTAGGACTGAGGGATCAACAagagactggagagctggctgagAAGTTAAGAACagttgttgctcttctagaggacccaagtttggctcccagctcCTACATGCAGCAGCTCATGACTGCCTGTGTATCTCCTGCTCCAGTCAAAGAGACAGACATGTTGGTACACTTGTCTATTTCCACTGTTaaagaggcagaagctggagagtcaggagtacaaggccagccttgactacataagGAGGTTGAGGCCAACTCAACCTCTATGACTACATAAGGATCAGTTTCAAAGAACctagtaagtaaataaattaatgaacacacacatacatgtaatgaAACATATTGACATAATTAATGGACGAAATATGGGAGCATTTTAACAATTTTTTCAAAAtcttgtgaaaaaaaattaatattagtccaaaataacaaaaactctCAACAAGTTAGGAACTGAAGGAACTCTTCCCAACACATTTAGggcatttcaaagaaataaataagacatttatttattttattcattttaaacttatttttattttatgcatatggttgatctgtctgcatatatgtctgtgttgcagaatatttgtacactgtgaagatgtgtctttgctaagggacattctgattggtttaataaagagctgaatggccaatagctatttAGGAGAGATAGGTAGGATTtctgaggagagaaagaaagagaagaagaaatcaagatgCCAACAAGACACTGAGAGAGTTGGacctacagaatgaaagaaaggtaaaaagctacaAGGCAaaacatatattaatagaaatgggtaaacTTAAGTaaaaagagctagttaaaaacaagcctaaggtaATGCTAAGCTTTCACAGTTAATAAgactctgtgtcattatttgggagctggaggaacaaagaaagactcattacatgtCTGAGCATGGTGTGCATGTTTGATCtacaaggaggccagaaaagggtgttggaactggaattacagacagttatgagtggCTGTggctaaacctgggtcctctgtaagagcagccaatgcttttaagcATGTGCTATCTCTCTCCAAGAAAAGATAACTTTCAAATTGCATGAAAATGCAAAAGAATTAGTCTAGCTGagcagtttagaaaaaaaaaaaaaagaagctaaattTGCAAAATTGACACCACCTAATCACAGagtgacagaaacaaagacataaaAAGTACTGCTTTGGCCAAAGTGTAGGTGCATAAaccaaaaaaacagacaaaaaaataaaacaacttgagAAAAAAGTCAAACACGTGGGCCtgacatttaactgaggtggacATATTTGGGGAGATGAGgtttgatgggggaatgtctttctctatgtTGCGAATAggtgttgctctgaatggttgataaataaagccggttggcctatggcaaggcagtttagaaGTAggcgggaaattcaaagagagagccAAGAAGAAGGCGGGGAAAGACGCCAGTGAGCTGCCCTAGGAGCAACATGtgatgggacgcaggtaaagccacggaacatgtggtaatacatagattaatagttatgggctaatttaagatatagagctagctagttaaaagcttgagccatgaccatgcagttataattaatataagcctctgtatgtttacttgggggacgcaagtgggaaagatttgtcccagAACaccggcaggctgggacacaggaaaacttcctgcAACAGAGGTTGCTGCATGCCATCGTCCCAGAAGGCTGATCTTTGTGCACACTAAATGCTGTTCCACTCTTACATCTTCCTGTGTGCGCCTTCTGCCTATACACCTAGACAATCTGTATCCATGTGCTAAAAGCTCACTTCTCCTACCTCCTATAAAATGTTATCCAAGCATGAAGCTTAGGACTATAAAACTatctgaggaaaagagaaaagaaaaatctctgtgaACTAGTCTTGAATAGAAATGTCTCAGGTATAATACCAATATACTTATCGATACCTTATAGAAAATGGAACACTTGGATTTGGGCCTAATTAAGAAAACGTCTTCTCTGAGTCCTGcaaaagaatttgaaaaacaattttttggAAGACATAGATTAAAAAGAAGTTGTATCCCAAGAGTTCTGAGAATTCATcggttttaaaaaagagaaagagagaaagaataaaagtgaGTCAAATACTTGAACACTGGCTAACAAAGATCGTGCATTAAATATGCTCAGTGTTGCCAGGTTTGAGAAAAGACAGTTGAAAACATCATCAGTTTGTTAAAATGAGAATACACTTACTATATGCCCTGGCCCTGCTACCCACATATTCccacaagagaaatgaaaacccaTGTTtccactaaaaaataaaatctacatgtGAATATTGACAGTAACTCTGGAgattcttgtaaaaaaaaaatgaaaaaaaaaatttttaattcacaTCTTGCAACAAGCCAAATATCATCCAACTTTGACAATGTAAATCAGTATTACTGAGCAGTGTGGGTAGGGCATTCAAAAGGAAAAATTGGAGTATATGCTTGCCCCTGACCATCTCTCACACTGTCCAAATGTTTCTTAGGCTTAGGTCATCAACAGTTCTAGAGCAGTGAGCTACAAAAACAGCTGTCCTGAGCCTATCTTGAGAATCTGATCACAGAgttatgggttttgttttcttttttctttctttttcccccagtAGCTCCATCTGTCACTAAATTGTTTCTGCTTGAGCTAATCTAATCCACAAGTTTTCCCATTAGCTTTTCTTAATCTTCTGCaaaataaaagatatattttgaGCTGCTTTTATATTTCTGAATCCAGAACTATTCATGGACCAATGATGCTTGGAACAGAAATCTAAGACcaactatttgtatttgacaCACAAGCGTCACATGTGGATGACTACCAGACTGTAGGAATCTATGTGAACAGCTTCTGGAAAAGGAAATGTCAGGTCAGGGGTGGCCatggtttgggaaaagaggaagccaGTGTCCGGGAAGAATCTGCAATGGGCCTCAGAGAAATTTGGGTGGAGTTACAGGTCTATCTTTCACTGTGATGGAGACATTATGAGTATATGTTTTCAAAACTCAGAAATGTACACCTAGTGAATGGACTTTACTGAATATAAactatactttaaaaagaagtttcCACTGACTTTAACCACTATATTTGCTCATTTTCATATATCTCCAAGTCAGAAGAGAGTTTATGCTTAAACTAGTAAGAAAGACAATACTTAGGACTACAGGATTTTAAGCATTATACAATGACCTTTGGATTTTGACTACATATGAAGTTCTCaaccttcatttttttgttgtttatattaGATAAAAATGTCTTTAGGAACTCAATTATcatgatttccatttttttatttctactaaGGTGATATCAAAGCATCTTTTAATGTCCCCAATAATGACCCATTTGTTTTACTGGTCTCCTGAAGGTCCATTCATCTATAAGTCctcatgttttcttctcttctcttctatattttgacatttaaaaacaaagca includes the following:
- the LOC102914220 gene encoding C-type lectin domain family 2 member D11-like isoform X3, giving the protein MCTAETAEASVGMLSTTDRLKEGKKLQGKCLRIISPESPAKLYCCYTVIAVLTAAVIALSVALSVKKEQVSIKNTCAACPRDWIGFGSKCFYFSENTSNWTFSQTFCMEREAQLARFDSLEELNFLKRYKGTFDYWIGLRRNSPEHPWRWTDNTEYNSLYVLKLLFLLPCSCVVFA